Below is a window of Prosthecochloris sp. GSB1 DNA.
GTTCTGTTCGAGGGCGCAGGCCGCGGTAATCAGGGATCCGCCACGGCTGTCGGATTCCACGACGAGCGTTCCAAGCGAAAGCCCTGAAATAAGCCGGTTTCTTTTGGGGAATTTTTCTGGAGTTATTTCGCTTCCAAGCCATTCTTCCGAGATCAGTGCGCCGTTTTCGACGATTCGCGGCCAGAGATTTCCAGCTGGATCGGTATAGGGATTGTCGACTCCGCCCGCAAGCACGGCGATTGTTTTGCCTCCGTTTTCGAGAGCGGAGGTATGAGCGGCGGTATCGATGCCGCGCGCGAGACCGCTGACGATGGTGACGCCGTTCGATACCAGTTCCCGGCAGAACAGATCGGTGGCTTTTCTGCCGTATTGCGATGCTCCGCGCGTGCCCACTATCGAAAGACAGGGGGCGTCTGCCGCCCGGATGTCTCCCCGTACGAACAGGAGCGGCGGCGGATCGTGGATTTCACGAAGGAGCGGCGGGTAGGATGGGTCGTCGAGCGTTACCAGTTCGGTATTATGACGTTCGAGAAGCGACAACTGGTTCTCCGCTTCTTTTCTGGCCAGGGCTGCATGGGCGGAGTTGTGCAGGAATGCCGAGATGTTGCGGGCGAGCACCCGGCCGATACCCGGTAACGGTCCGAAATCAGCTTCGCCTGCCCGCAGAATATCGGTTGAACATCCAAGTTCCCGGCGGATGGTGTTTATTCTCGCCGGGCCAAGTCCCGGGATACGGGACAGAATCAGAAGGACCAGCTTTTCGGTTGACACGTCGGCTCGGTTCATGCGCCCGATCATCCGGTTGCAAGAGCGATTTCGTTTAAAAGTCGCGTTTCATCAGTTTGAGGGCGAACCCCTTGAGATACTCCCGTCCCTCGGCATGAGGGAGAGATTCTATCGCTGACAAAGCTTCCTCGGTATCGCGGTTGATGATCTGCCGGGCTTCGTCGAGAACCCCGCATTCTTCGTAGATGGCGCGGATTTCAGGGACCCGCTCCGGCTCTGTTCCCTTGTTGTCGATAATGGACTGAAGGGTTTTTCGCCGCTCGCCACCGGTAAGTTCGAGGGAGCGCAGCAACAGGTAGGTTTTCTTGCCGTTGATGACGTCGCCCCCGGCGATTTTTCCCGATTTCCCGTCTTCGGCCATGATATCGAGATAGTCGTCCTGCACCTGGAACGCCCGGCCGATGTTCTCTCCGAACGTGACCAGCCGTTCGAGCTGTTCGACCGTGGCGTCGCCCGTGACTCCGCCGGCTTCGAGCGCGGCGGAAATCAGCCGGCCTGTTTTTTTTGATATCATTTCGAGATAATCCCCGATTGTCGCGTCTGTTCTCTGTTCGAGTTCCATGTCGAGCGCCTGGCCTTCGCAGATGGTGATATTCGCGTCGTTGAGAATGTGAACGAGCTCGACATGGCGTTTCGTTTCGGTTTTCAGGGCGTGTTCGTAGGCGAACGCGATCATCATATCGCCCGAAAGTATCGCCGCATTGGCGTCCCATTTCAGATGTACGGTAGGTCTTCCGTGCCTCAGATCGGCCTGGTCCATGATGTCATCGTGCATGAGGGTGAAGTTATGCAGGATTTCAATAGCCAGGGCGGTATGCATCGCATTGCGCGAGTCGCCGCAGACGGCTTCCGATGCCAGAAGGGTCAGGAACGGCCGGATTCTTTTGCCTTTTCCTTCCAGGATATAGCGCGCGGGCGCATAAAGTGTTTCCGGAGAGTCCTTGGCGAAGCATTCACCGAGAGCATCGTTGATCAGCTTGTGATATCTGGTGTACTTTTGTTCGACCTGTCCCTGGGTTATGCCGATGTTCATTGCGGAGCTATGTCTTTTTTTAACGAAATAGGGATTTGTTTCAGTTCTGCTATGTTTTTCGCGCCGGTAAGAAACATAACCGCCTTCAGATCGTTCATCCAGGAGAGGATGGTTTCCTCGAGCACTCCCTTGTCGAGCGCTTTGAGGAGGACGCCTGCCGATGCGGCCATCTCGGCTCCAAGGGCGATCGCTTTTGCGATGTCGACGCCGTTCGAAATACCTCCCGAAGCGATAATCCGGAGCTGACGGTACTGCGGAGCCTCTTTTTTCAGTGTGGCGATATCAGCCACGCATTCGGCCGTGGGTATGCCCCAGTTGAGCAGTTCATGCAGGGCCGCGGGGCTGAAGCGGCTGTCGCCGCGGAAACGCTGGATGTAGCGTTCTTCCTCCACTTTTTGCCAACTGGTTCCTCCGGCGCCGGCGACATCGATGATCCGGATGCCTGTTTCGGCAAGCGCACGGGCGGCCGAAGACGATATTCCGCAGCCGACTTCCTTGGCAATGACCGGGACATCGAGTTTTTTCACCAGTTTTCGCAGTTCGGCGAGAACATTACTGAAGCCGGTATTTCCCTCAGGCTGAAAAAGCTCCTGTGCCGGGTTGAAATGAACGACAAGAGCATCGGCTTTCACGATGTCCACCAGAGTCCGAAGCTCACTGTCGGTCAGGCCACCGGCAACTTCCGGAGCGCCGATATTGGCGAATACCGGAACCGAGGGCGCGGCTTCACGGACCACACTGAAACTTTTCCTGTGGGAGGAGCTTTCAAGGGCCTGGCGCATGCTTCCGACGCCAAGCGGGATGCCGAGCTTTTCGGCTGTTTCGGCCAGGACACGGTTCACACGCTCGGCATCGCCGTATCCTCCGGTCATTGACGATATCATGAACGGAAACGAAAGACGGCGGCCGAAAAGCTCGGTGGAAAGGTCTATCCCGTCGAAATCGAGTTCCGGAACAGCATTGTGGGTGAAGGCGTAACGTTCGAACCCGGTTGTTTTCGCATCAAAACCAACCTCGCCGTGCAGACAGATTGCAACATGGCTCTGCTTGCGGTCTACCGTTACGTTGTTTGTGTCGTTCATGATTCCTCGGACCTCGGGACAGTGATTGCTGCGGAGCGCTTGCCGTACGTGGACGGTTCGCCAGTCCGCCGGCTCAGTCGGCGGAAAAGAAACGCCTTTTTTCACGATCGGCCGGCTCGCGCCCTGTTTGATAGCCGG
It encodes the following:
- the fni gene encoding type 2 isopentenyl-diphosphate Delta-isomerase; the protein is MNDTNNVTVDRKQSHVAICLHGEVGFDAKTTGFERYAFTHNAVPELDFDGIDLSTELFGRRLSFPFMISSMTGGYGDAERVNRVLAETAEKLGIPLGVGSMRQALESSSHRKSFSVVREAAPSVPVFANIGAPEVAGGLTDSELRTLVDIVKADALVVHFNPAQELFQPEGNTGFSNVLAELRKLVKKLDVPVIAKEVGCGISSSAARALAETGIRIIDVAGAGGTSWQKVEEERYIQRFRGDSRFSPAALHELLNWGIPTAECVADIATLKKEAPQYRQLRIIASGGISNGVDIAKAIALGAEMAASAGVLLKALDKGVLEETILSWMNDLKAVMFLTGAKNIAELKQIPISLKKDIAPQ
- the dprA gene encoding DNA-processing protein DprA is translated as MNRADVSTEKLVLLILSRIPGLGPARINTIRRELGCSTDILRAGEADFGPLPGIGRVLARNISAFLHNSAHAALARKEAENQLSLLERHNTELVTLDDPSYPPLLREIHDPPPLLFVRGDIRAADAPCLSIVGTRGASQYGRKATDLFCRELVSNGVTIVSGLARGIDTAAHTSALENGGKTIAVLAGGVDNPYTDPAGNLWPRIVENGALISEEWLGSEITPEKFPKRNRLISGLSLGTLVVESDSRGGSLITAACALEQNREVFAVPGSVFSRPSKGTNALIGKSHAKLASSARDILEDILPGRSNCPACEAATAASLAGSATPEEQRILDCLEDEPLHIDLIAEKTGISPPVLLVSLFELELKHLVEQQPGHLFGRPA
- a CDS encoding polyprenyl synthetase family protein, producing MNIGITQGQVEQKYTRYHKLINDALGECFAKDSPETLYAPARYILEGKGKRIRPFLTLLASEAVCGDSRNAMHTALAIEILHNFTLMHDDIMDQADLRHGRPTVHLKWDANAAILSGDMMIAFAYEHALKTETKRHVELVHILNDANITICEGQALDMELEQRTDATIGDYLEMISKKTGRLISAALEAGGVTGDATVEQLERLVTFGENIGRAFQVQDDYLDIMAEDGKSGKIAGGDVINGKKTYLLLRSLELTGGERRKTLQSIIDNKGTEPERVPEIRAIYEECGVLDEARQIINRDTEEALSAIESLPHAEGREYLKGFALKLMKRDF